The Candidatus Nanosynbacter sp. HMT-352 region ATTGCTATACAAGATGATTGTGTTCGGAAGAATCCATTTGACTTTCAACTGAAAGCAGTTCTTGATGATGATACTGTCCCTAAGACCGTACTAACAGAAGAACAGGAAGAAAAACTGTTAGCCTTTGCAAAAGCTGATAAAACCTACAGCAAAAATTATGATGAAATTCTGATACTCTTAAAAACAGGTCTTCGTATTTCAGAGTTTGGTGGTTTGACACTTCCAGATTTAGATTTTGAGAATCGTCTTGTCAATATAGACCATCAGCTATTGAGAGATACTGAAATTGGGTACTACATTGAAACACCAAAGACCAAAAGTGGCGAACGTCAAGTTCCTATGGTTGAAGAAGCCTATCAAGCATTTAAGCGAGTGTTAGCGAATCGAAAGAATGATAAGCGTGTTGAGATTGATGGATATAGTGATTTCCTCTTTCTTAATAGAAAGAACTATCCAAAAGTGGCAAGTGATTACAACGGCATGATGAAAGGTCTTGTTAAGAAATACAATAAGTATAACGAGGATAAATTGCCACACATCACTCCACATAGTTTGCGACATACATTCTGTACCAACTATGCAAATGCAGGAATGAATCCAAAGGCATTACAGTACATTATGGGACATGCTAATATAGCCATGACGCTGAACTATTACGCACATGCAACATTCGATTCTGCAATGGCAGAAATGAAACGCTTGAATAAAGAGAAGCAACAGGAGCGTCTTGTTGCTTAGTAGTACAAATGATTTACTACTTATTTACCACTTCTGACAGCTAAGACATGAGGAAATATGCAAAGAAACGTGAAGTATCTTCCTACAGTAAAAATACTCGAAAGCACATAGAATAAGGCTTTACGAGCATTTAAGAAAATATAAAAAGATAATTAGAAATTTATACTTTGTTTATGATAAAAATATTGACAATCAGCCAACACTTCAGAACGATATGCTCTTAGCGGCAGATGCCTTATATAAAGCGGCGGGAGCTGGAAGCTTGTTTGACTATGATGAATGATTTTTCTTCATATAAACACGCCACCAAACTTATAAGATTTAGGTCAACTTCCATACTGATATAATAAACTCATGATTCACAACTTGCATTCAGCATATTCTTTACCAGCAGACCACGACACGTGCCACTTGTTTGAGCATCTGATTATTAGGCGATTCTTAAAGGAAACGGAAAAAGTTGGCGGTAACCGAGCTTTTGTTGGAGAGTTGGACGGCACGACTAGCGAATCAAGCGTATTTTTTACGTCCGCACTGTTCACAAGCGAGTCTAATACATTATTTGAAGAAATCATCAACGATGTTACGCCTTTTGAGGAGCCTCTTATTCAACAGTCCATCTCACACATAGAAGCCGAGATGCAATCCAACATTGACATAACAGACATGACGCTACTACAAGAACAGCTCGCTCTTTGTCAAAAATATTTTATCGATAGTCAAAAAACCACTCCCAGCAATTCACGCCCAAAATCTAAAATCTCTCCTCTTAAAATCAGCCATAGTCCGAAGGATTTTACAGACGTTAAGATTGCTATAGAAATTGCTGACGCCAGCGATGAATTGACTGCCGCATTTTTCTGCACATACCCAATACTTTTAGACCTAGTGCGCGACATTTGTTTCGATAAAATCTCGTCCTACCCGTCCAGCCCCGGACAGTTTATAGCGTACTATGACGGCAATTACACCAGCCAAACCTACACCGTAAAAAATACAGACCTTGCTCGACTGAGCTCAAGTGAAACTATACAGACATACTTACGAAGCTTTAACATATCCTCACACGCAACCGACCTAAGAAACCTTGCCGAAGCTTTCACGTCTGACCCATTTTATATTTCAGTGCCCATATATTTTTATCAACAAACCGCTA contains the following coding sequences:
- a CDS encoding tyrosine-type recombinase/integrase; its protein translation is MSEKRRDNKGRILKTGESQRKDGRYLYKYIDSFGEPQFVYSWKLVATDRVPAGKRDCISLREKIAELQKDIHDGIDVVGKKMTLCQLYAKQNAQRPKVRKNTETGRKYLMDILKKDKLGVRSIDSIKPSDAKEWAIRMSENGYAYQTINNYKRSLKASFYIAIQDDCVRKNPFDFQLKAVLDDDTVPKTVLTEEQEEKLLAFAKADKTYSKNYDEILILLKTGLRISEFGGLTLPDLDFENRLVNIDHQLLRDTEIGYYIETPKTKSGERQVPMVEEAYQAFKRVLANRKNDKRVEIDGYSDFLFLNRKNYPKVASDYNGMMKGLVKKYNKYNEDKLPHITPHSLRHTFCTNYANAGMNPKALQYIMGHANIAMTLNYYAHATFDSAMAEMKRLNKEKQQERLVA